The genomic DNA cttcctcctcctcagcccactgctgctgggcactgggggtctctgcaccagggagagcaggagaaaggacaatccctgctgccactggggggatgcagtgtagagaaatggctcaatgtcccccatcctcaacaaggagccccatggcatagagggccccaccctgcccctcccagagacaccctCAGAGCCATCAGCGTCAGGGCCCCGTGGCCGTCAGCCCCCCTCCTCAACATCATCAGggaaggctggagctcccccgactctgcccagcatcccctgccgcAGGGTGTGGCAGTGTCACCCCCACAGGTGTTAGTGGGGCTCCCATGGCTCAGTCCTGGCGCCTTGGTGACccaatgggcacagggtgttcctagtcccccactgcccccatccttccccctgtccccagggtctcccctcacctgcacagagggagccttcagcctcagggctgtcagaccccacagaggagctgctggcccctcggGAGTAGGCGAACCTGCTGGTCCCCATGCCGGAGccgcccagctcctgctctgggctggctggaggctcctcggtggccaggctggtggatggctcctgctgggccctggggctgggctcctgcctcctctgcttcctggaAAGGAAGCCGCAGAGCCACCTTGCCTGGCTCCCGCCCTCTCCTGGATCCCTACATAGCAtcacccggggccacctccatttgggaccagaaggtgcctcagggcctGCTAAGGGAGCTGGTGGTTTTCTCTTCCTCCAGAAGGTCAGGGAGCTCCTCCGCTTTGCCTGCCCACCggcctcttccccgcccgcggggacagaggggccactCTCCTCCTGGGCAAGACAGACGCTGCTCCCTactggctccagagccacctgcccaggCTTCCTCCTCAGCATCCACTTCAgccgctccatcctggaactgagtggggagcagccatgagtctgggctcaaggcagcctctcattaaagggcctgcctgctcccctgcctacGTCCCGTCTGCTGAGGCAATTCCTCCtcaccacacaccccaccccagggcagggggctgccgtCCACACGCACTGGCAGCAGCTCAcagcacaggctgctcccaatgTTCCCAGAGCAATGGGGCCCTGTGATCCTGGGAGAGTCTCGTCCTCTCAGAGCAATGGGGCTCTCCGTTAGTTTGGACgagcagctccctccaccccagtaggccccgctccctcccaggccagagaaagagcagAACCCGGACAGTCCTCAATGAAAGTTCGTTCACAAGGTGCCAGTCCTAGGAGGGAGGAGTtgccctcagttcccactgatttcactgcttgcggttgtgggtgttcagcacttggCAGGTTCTGCCCTCCCCAAAGACTCTCGACGTTGGGAACAATCTCCTGCAAGGGAAGCGCTGGGAGCCCTATTGCTGGGCCATTCCCACCACCCTGGCGATGGCTCTGGAGACCTCCACTCACTTGCTCTAGAtgggatggagctggatggcagatgcTCTCTTCCTCGATCTCCTGCACCCAGGTGGGCTGGAAAGGGTGCTgcacaatgccctgccagcagggttgggggtagAAGCCAGGAGATCAAAAGTAGCTGTGAAAACAAGACAATGttttattgccaggggatggatAAACTCAGCCTAGCAACTGGGGGTTCACAACACTGACCTATGGCCAGcaggacaccccccatctccaggtCTCCTAGTACCTCACGCACATTCCTGAAGCGTGACGGCCCAAGGGCTCTAGGGCATTTCTTTGGAGATGTCTCCGCTGTCGTCGTCTTCACTGTTGTCATGTTCCATTCTATAGgagtttataaaaatatgctaatgagtgtgaatataaagtgactggactatgcttcatgcaaaaggtctcttgtaaggtatcattacaaagtttataatctactgagtgtggtcatcctatttgtataaatgtatcacttttcTATCTGTAtctgggtggaagagaacaaatggGGCAGCTATCATGAGAAATccactagctaccacctgagctggaacaaaggctgtaccaggggaaaggagcgtgaggagggctccagggaggcacggcaaggggcagcccagcccagccgctcCCTTCAGCCCGTTCCTGGCTGAGCGGCTCCCTCCGGCCTGGTTTCGCCGGCTCCGGCCTGGTGCCAGGTGAGCGCCACAAGCCTGACCCGGTCCCAGCCTGGCCATGGCTGTTTTGACCATATATGGCCTGTAATGTTATGGgtataatataatatctcattggaaggccacagggccagaaagagttaattaactcacagactgacttaaccctttaaagactggttaggaagatatgtaaaaatccactgactttccttttgaaagctccagtgtggatagctttgaaaaggtctcagatggagtaagagCTGTTAAGAAACTTGAGCAGCTCTATAACCAAGTGGCTGTGTTTGGCCAGctggttgggaagacaatggtgttggaacaggaatgtctccattctgattctttaagtgagcagtctgtacttctgtgttgatgcaacttacttggctggcaggga from Mauremys mutica isolate MM-2020 ecotype Southern unplaced genomic scaffold, ASM2049712v1 Super-Scaffold_100449, whole genome shotgun sequence includes the following:
- the LOC123361299 gene encoding uncharacterized protein LOC123361299 — protein: MERLKWMLRRKPGQVALEPVGSSVCLAQEESGPSVPAGGEEAGGQAKRRSSLTFWRKRKPPAPLAGPEAPSGPKWRWPRVMLCRDPGEGGSQARWLCGFLSRKQRRQEPSPRAQQEPSTSLATEEPPASPEQELGGSGMGTSRFAYSRGASSSSVGSDSPEAEGSLCAETPSAQQQWAEEEEEEWVEEEDVSPEQDTIRVIQQHLQGRAELVEDRAQQLSFRHAVPRLCFLAQQPGLDTLEPQVSKAALVESIAETEETSLDNPSNCL